In one Sporomusa sphaeroides DSM 2875 genomic region, the following are encoded:
- the fni gene encoding type 2 isopentenyl-diphosphate Delta-isomerase, translated as MKRQSRKLEHIKYSMLLDDGPAAAGFADFHLVHNCLPDLAWRDIDISTTVAGIPLAQPVIINAITGGADDVTLLNRDLAEFAKQTGIPMAVGSQYAAVENPAVAESYKIVRQVNPEGIVFANLGAHATPEAARYAVEMIDAQAIQIHLNSGQEIIMSEGDRDFSGYLSRIAAIVAQVDVPVIVKEVGCGIAREQAAALAGVGVKAIDVGGTGGTNFLAIEAARSKLPLDDDMMSWGIPTAISAMEVLSITNSSADVILSGGVRTPLDVVKALTIGGAAAGIAGPILKVLQCQGLEGAIHWYESFTTAVKRFMLLAGTRTVKELQSCPLVITGFSREWLEVRGIDITQFARRKKIR; from the coding sequence ATGAAACGGCAGTCACGCAAACTGGAACATATAAAGTACTCGATGCTGCTGGACGATGGTCCGGCGGCTGCCGGATTTGCCGATTTTCATTTAGTGCATAATTGTCTGCCGGATTTGGCCTGGCGGGATATTGACATCAGTACAACTGTGGCCGGTATCCCTCTGGCACAACCAGTTATTATTAATGCGATAACAGGCGGTGCCGATGATGTTACCCTCCTTAATCGCGATTTGGCGGAATTTGCCAAACAAACAGGCATACCTATGGCGGTTGGCTCTCAATATGCAGCCGTTGAGAATCCGGCTGTGGCCGAGTCTTATAAAATTGTCCGGCAGGTCAACCCGGAGGGGATTGTATTTGCCAATCTTGGGGCCCATGCCACGCCTGAGGCTGCCCGCTATGCCGTTGAAATGATTGATGCCCAGGCTATTCAGATTCATCTTAACTCCGGCCAGGAAATTATCATGAGTGAGGGAGACCGCGACTTCAGCGGTTATCTGTCACGCATTGCAGCCATCGTGGCGCAAGTGGATGTTCCGGTTATTGTCAAGGAAGTGGGGTGCGGCATTGCGCGCGAACAAGCGGCAGCGCTTGCGGGTGTCGGAGTTAAAGCTATTGATGTCGGTGGGACCGGCGGAACTAACTTCCTGGCAATTGAAGCTGCCCGCAGTAAACTGCCTTTGGATGACGACATGATGAGTTGGGGTATCCCCACCGCTATCAGTGCCATGGAAGTGCTGTCAATAACAAATTCCAGTGCAGATGTTATCCTGTCAGGCGGAGTACGAACACCGCTTGATGTTGTTAAGGCGCTTACTATCGGCGGCGCAGCGGCGGGTATAGCCGGCCCGATACTTAAAGTGCTGCAGTGCCAAGGGCTGGAGGGAGCTATTCACTGGTATGAGAGCTTTACCACAGCTGTAAAACGATTCATGCTGCTGGCGGGTACACGCACCGTTAAGGAACTGCAGTCTTGTCCTCTTGTGATTACCGGCTTCAGCCGGGAATGGCTGGAAGTCAGAGGCATTGATATAACACAGTTTGCACGACGGAAAAAAATACGCTAG